Proteins encoded together in one Carya illinoinensis cultivar Pawnee chromosome 3, C.illinoinensisPawnee_v1, whole genome shotgun sequence window:
- the LOC122305119 gene encoding uncharacterized protein LOC122305119, whose product MSGGTPVGGGYMRQRHSQGYASSGDDLEDDACSRSRPASPTSPRNRKWIEIMENFLWLASATFIIYYGDGHSNLIYLLWHDGRIRRLPLYLGMVGVGLNVVIFFYSSMSAWSVRRLDEKWELNSISALPFVTLLGLVAFCLFSFALWPIWSFLTLPLLFTLFMACMVIFPYISTGTFQPQYDMFRTD is encoded by the exons ATGTCGGGGGGGACGCCTGTTGGGGGTGGATACATGAGGCAGAGGCACAGCCAGGGATATGCCTCAAGTGGTGATGACCTTGAGGATGATGCATGCTCAAGGTCCCGTCCTGCATCTCCTACAAGTCCAAGAAACAGGAAGTGGATTGAGATTATGGAGAATTTTCTTTGGCTTGCTTCAGCAACTTTCATTATTTACTATGGTGATGGGCACTCCAATCTTATATATCTCTTGTGGCATGATGGCAGAATTAGAAG ATTACCTTTATACCTTGGGATGGTGGGTGTTGGTTTGAATGTTGTCATCTTCTTTTATTCAAGTATGTCAGCCTGGAGTGTCAGGAGGTTGGACGAGAAATGGGAACTGAATAGTATATCTGCTTTGCCATTCGTTACTCTTCTTGGACTAGTTGCCTTTTGCTT GTTCTCTTTTGCTTTATGGCCAATATGGAGTTTCCTCACACTTCCCCTGCTG TTCACACTGTTTATGGCTTGCATGGTTATATTCCCCTACATTTCGACTGGGACATTCCAGCCACAATATGATATGTTCCGTACAGATTAA